The Haloprofundus salinisoli region CGCGGCTACTACACGATGGAGATGCCGTACGAGCGGTATCTGTTTCTCATGCTGTTGCCCGCGCTGTTGTTCGGGCAGGCGACGTTCATCGCCGTCCTCGCGTTGGAACCGGAACTCGCCGTCAGCGCGCCGCTCGTCCTGCTTTCATTTTTCGTGCCGGGGGTCGCCCTCGTCTACCCGCAGCTCGTCCACGACCGGAAACGAAAGGACACCAGAGAGAAGTTCTACCTCTTTATCACTCACATCACCGTCCTCTCGACGACGAACATCGATCGCGTCGAGATCTTTCGGACGCTCGCCCGCGAGGAGGAGTACGGCGCTATCGCCGAGGAGATGGGGCGCATCGTCGCGCTCGTCGACACGTGGAACCAGAGTCTCGACGACGCCTGCCGGATGCGCGCGAAGTTCGTCGCCAGCCCGCTGATGGAGGACTTCCTCGAACGGTTGGCGTACTCCGTCGGCGCGGGCCAACACATCAGTGAGTTCCTGCTCAACGAACAGGACTCCATCATCCAGAGTTACACCACCCGCTACGGCAGCCAACTCGACCGTCTCGGACTCGTCAAGGACGTTTACATGTCGGTGAATCTCTCGGTGACGTTCGGGCTGGTGTTCGCCATCGTCATCCCGTTTCTCATCGGCATCAACCCGACGGCGGCGCTCATCGCCGTCATCTTCGGGTCCATCTTCGTCCAAGTGATGTTCCTCTACGCGATGAACAGCATCGCGCCGAAAGACCCCGTCTGGTTCCAAAGCGAGATCTCCCTCGAGAGGAACGTCCGCATCCGGACGAGCCTCGTCGTCGGCGCGGGGTTGTCGCTGGCGCTCACCGCCGTCTGTTACGCCGCGCTCCAGGGTATGTTACCCATCGACGCCGGAAAGATTCCGCTGCCGCTGTACGTAGCCATACCCTTTACGCCGCTTTTTCTCCCAGGGGTCGTGATGCAGCGAGAGGAGAAACGCGTGAAGAACCGCGACGAGGGGTTCCCGTCGTTCATCCGCGCGCTCGGAGCCGTCGAGAGCGTCAAACAGAGTTCGACCTCGTCGGTGCTCGCCAGCCTCCGAAAGAAGGACTTCGGCGCGCTCACCGCGAACATCTCGAACCTCTACCGGCGGTTGAACATGCGTATCGACTCGCAGCTCTCGTGGACGTACTTCTCCGCGGAGACGGGGTCGTTTCTCATCCAGAAGTTCAGCGACATGTACGTCAAGGGCCGACAGATGGGCGGGGAACCGCGCCAACTCGGGACGCTCATCAGCCGAAACATGACCGCCGTGTTGAACCTCCGCCGGAAGCGTTCACAGGAAGTCGGCACGGTGCTCGGCGTGCTCTACGGCGTCGTCCTCTCCAGTACGTTCGCCTACTACGTCGCACTGGAGGTCGTCCGGGTGCTCAAGGACATCTCGACGCAGATGGACGTGGACTCGAACATCGTCGGGTCGCTTCTGAACCCCTCGGTGTACACTATGCCCGAGATCGAGTTTCTCCTCTTGGTCGCCATCGTCGTCAACTCGTTTTTCGCGTCGATGATCATCCGCGTCATCGGCCGCGGGCACTCGATGACGTCGCTGCCGCATTTCGCGCTGCTCGTCTGGTCGAGCTCCATCGTCGCCGTCATCACGAGCGAAGTCGTCAGTTCGCTCGTCGCGTTCTGAGGCTGCTGTTCGACCTCGACGTTCATTTCATCAATAACGTAATCTCGCCTACGAAACGTATTTAACGGGCCACCCTAATCACTCGCGGGAGGACACTGACATGCCAAGAGACCGTTCGGCCGGCAGCGAGCAGACGAAACCGTATCTCGGCACCGTTCCCCGCGACGCCGCCGAGAACGTCACCGCGATGGAGTGGGCACGGTATCTCGGCCGCGAGTTCGGGCCGACGGGCGCGATAAACGCCTTGGCGTACTACCGGGATATCGACTGGATCAGCGAGCGTGCGCGCCGGATGATGATTCGCCACGTCCGCGGCCTCTCGCTCGAAGAACTCGACAGAGTCAGCGACGACCCCGTCGAGATCGACGCCGCGCTCGACTCGCTGAAGGAGTCGCCGTTCAGACGACACGCGAAGTCGCTGGAGTTCATCGCAAAGATGGCCGGGACGGACGTCGAGACGGACCTCGTCTCGCTTCGTCACCCCGACGAACACACGGTCCGATAGGTTTCACTCTCAATTTTCGCGGTGAACGAGACGGGAGCCGAAGCTATCGAGAGCAGAGAACAGCGGCTATCGAGAGCGGAAAGCGGCTGCATGGGAGAACGCGGTCGCAGAGGACCGTCCGCGCGCGGTCGAGCGTTCGGATTTAGAGGATGGCGAAGCGGTAGACGACGCTCAAAAACGCGCCGCAGGCGATGGCGAGACTGACGAACAGCGCGGCGAAGAGCGGATGGCGGACGGCGTCGAGAACCGTTCCATCCTCTTTCATCTCGGCGCTGATGATCATCGCGCGGACGACGGCGAACACGGCCGCGGCGAACACGACGAGGCCGAGGGCGGCGATGCCGACGATGACGTCGTCGCGGTTGAAGTCGAAGAGCATGCCCATCGCCCCGAGGAGGACGCCCGTGAACAGGCCGCTTACCGTTATCGCTGCCGCTTTCTGGTTCGCGCTCAGTCCGTTCGAGACGCTGAGCGCTTTGGCTTGGAGGGAAGTACTATCTTTCGTCGACATTGTTCTGTAGCTGAATGTATGCTGTGAGTGATAGATGATAACTTCTCTGGTTGTCGCAGGCGGTCACCGGCGCGGTAGCGGCGAGAAGAGAGCGGCGAGACGCCGAAGCGTGTACAGGAGCGCGGCGAGCGTCGGCGCGCAGAGTGCGACGTAGCCGACGACCCACCCGTCGATTCGGAGGTGGTCGACCGCCGAGAGGCCGAGCGTCTCCCCCGAGAGCGTCAGCACCGTCCCCGAGGCGACCATCCAGACGAACACCACCACGGGGAACGTCCAGAGGTAGTGCCAGCTGCTCGGCGAGATCCGGTATCTCCGCCGGTACCGGTCCGCGGCGGATAGCTGGCCCAGGTAGTAGATCAAGAGGAGGTAACACGCCGGAACGGTGATGACGGCGATGGCCGCCGAAAGCATCGTCATCTGGTCGGAGATGGGGACGCTGACGAACGGGAACAGCGCCGCCGCCGGCACTAAGCCGACCAACGAGAAGGAAGCGACGGTGACGAGTGCCCCGGCTGACCCGGAGTCACGAACCCAGAGCTCGCCCATCTCGGCGAGGTAGTCGCGTCGCCACTGGTAGAGTCGAAACGCCAGAAACCGCGCGCAGAGAAGTGTCGCCAGCATGACGACGGGGTCGGCCGCGGCGCTTGCGAGCGTCGAACGCAGCGAGACGCCGTACACCACGACGCCGATAAGCGCCATCTCGATGAAGAGCACGGTCAACAGCATGCCCGTGACCGCCCACAGCCACGGCGAGACGACCCACCTGAGCGTCGGACGCGCGGCCTGAGGCGGCCGGGGGGTGTCGCCCGCACGGCCCGAGGCGACCCGCTTCGATCGCTCGTCGCGGAGCTCCACGCTATAGACTGACCTCGGCGATGACCGTGAGAACGACGAGGATGAGTCCGAACAACAACAACGGCGCGACGTTGAGTGGGACCTCTGCCCGGTCGGTCTGTCGTTCACCGTCGGCTCTCGCCGACGAGAGCAGCGCGTAGACGGAACTGACGTTCATTATCTACGGCAATTCGTACACTCTATTTAAACACTTCTCTAGCTATCGTCCTTATATCATATTAAAACACACTCACGAACATTTATGAGACCGTTGGGTGTACGGTCGGACGAATCGAACGATGCAGCTACTCACCGGTCTGTTCGTCGGTCTCGGTCTCGTGACCGTCGGTCTCTCGTTTCTTCGACTCGTTCGGACCAACAGAACCGACGCGATGTATCTCCGCGTCATCGAGGGCTGTTTCGCCGCCGTCCTGGTCGTCTCGGGGTTCGGGCTGATGTTCGTCGCGTTGCTGACGTAGCGAACACACGAGTCGACAGAGCCATCTGCGCGACGCTCGATACGAACCCCTATGCCACGGAGAACGCCCGCCTCGTCGGACGGCGAGAGTCGGTACGGCTTCGAGGAGAGCGGCAGGTCGTTCGCCGATCGACTCGGTCAGTTCGTCCCCCAACCGCTGGCGCGCCGCGGGTTGTCGATTCGGCTCTCCGTCGAGCGGACCCGCTACGAGCGGGGCGAACCGATCGACCTGACGATCACGATACGGAACCAGCTCCCGGTTCCGGTGACGGTGGCGACGCCGAGGCGACGGCTCTGGGGGTGGACCGTCGACGGCCTGCTGGAGGGAAGCGACGAACCGCGCTATCTGAGCGACAGTCCGGGGTCGTTCGCCTTCCGCGCGAAGGAGACAAAAGTGATCGAACGGACGTGGAGCGGCCGTCTCAAACGCGTCGGCGACCGGACGACGTGGGAGCTTCCCGACCCCGGCGTCCACGAGATCGGTGCGTTCGTCGCAACCGGAGACGGTCGCTTGCGTGACACTGTCGAAATCGAGCTCGGATGAGAAAGTGACGCGACGACGGGCGCACGGTCCGTCTCAGTCGGCGTTGGCGGTGTTGTCGATGCGTTCGTTGTGGAGGTGACACGCCGCGTGGTGGACGCCCGTGCCGTACTCCGTCTCGACGGTGTAGTCGGGTTTCTCCTGCGCGCAGATGCTCGGTTCTGCGAACGACTCCCGGAGGAGTTCCTCGGCTTGCTCCCACTCGCCGCCGAGCAGCGAGTCGATGGCCGTCTCGACGATGTCACCGGCCTCGCTGCCGGGGACGCCCTGCTCGAAGAACTCGTTTCGCAACTGTCCCTCGTTCTCAACCTCGAACGTCCGCCGGGTGACCGCCCGCATGAAGCGGCGCACGCCCGCCCACTCGGGTTCGGTCATGTCGTACTGCTCGGGCGCGATGAGTTTCGGACATCGGGTCCGGAACCGGCAGCCCGACGGCGGGTTGATGGGCGAGGGGACGTCCCCTTCGAGGAGGCCGCGACGACCCTTCACCCGCGGGTCGGGAACCGGAATCGACCCGAGCAACGCCTGGGTGTACGGGTGCTGGGGGTTCTCGTACAGCTCCTCGGTCTCGGCGAGTTCGACCATCTGGCCGAGGTACATCACGGCGACGCGGTCGGAGATGTGCCGGATGACCGAGAGGTCGTGCGCGATAAAGAGGTAGGTGAGGCCGAACTCGTCCTGCAGTTCCTGCATCGTGTTCAGCACCTGCGCTTGAATCGACACGTCGAGCGCCGACACCGGTTCGTCGCAGACGATGAAGTCGGGGTTGACCGCCAGCGCCCGCGCGAGGTTCACCCGCTGGCGCTGGCCGCCGGAGAACTGGTGGGGATACCGGTTGTAGTGCTGGGGGTCCAGCCCCACTTTCTCCAGCAGCTCGCGGGCGCGTTCCTCGCGTTCGCCCTCGTAGAGGCCGTGCGCGCGCATCGGCTCCTCGACGATGGTCCCGATCTTCATCCGGGGGTCGAGGCTGGACTGGGGGTCCTGGAAGATCATCTGCATGTCTTCGCGCTGCTGGCGCAGCTGCTCCCCGGAGAGGTCGGCGATGTTGCGCCCGTTGAAGTAGACGGCCCCGTCCGTGGGCTCGACGAGCTTCAACACGGTGCGCGCGAGCGTCGACTTCCCACACCCGGACTCGCCGACGAGCCCCAGCGTCTCGCCGCGTTCGATCTCGAAGGAGACGTCGTCGACGGCTCTCACCTTCGGCTTCGGGAAGAAGCTGTCGAGCAGCCCCGACCCCTGTGAGTAGTGTTTGGTCAGTCCCTCGATGCGGAGAATCGTCTCGGCCTCTTCTCGCGTGTTCGTCTTGGTCGTGGTGCTACTCATTGGAATCACCTTGTGTTTCGATGATGTCGCCACCGAAGGCGGCGGTCGCCTCCGTGTCCAGCGGTTCGGAGTCCTCGTAGCCGACGTCCTCGTACTTCACGCAGGAGACGCGGTGCGGGTAGCCCTCCGGTCCGCTGACGTCCTGATAGACGGGTCGCGTCCGGCGACAGACTTCGTGGGCGTCCGGACAGCGGGTGTGGAACCGACAGCCCGGCGGCGGATTGATAGCCTCCGGCATCACGCCCTTTATCGGATTGAGTTCGTCGACCGTCTCGTCGGGACGCGGCATCGAGTCGAGCAGCGCCTCCGTGTAGGGGTGTTTCGTCTCGTAGAACAGGTCGTCGACCTCCGCCTGCTCGATGATCTC contains the following coding sequences:
- a CDS encoding ABC transporter ATP-binding protein, with amino-acid sequence MSSTTTKTNTREEAETILRIEGLTKHYSQGSGLLDSFFPKPKVRAVDDVSFEIERGETLGLVGESGCGKSTLARTVLKLVEPTDGAVYFNGRNIADLSGEQLRQQREDMQMIFQDPQSSLDPRMKIGTIVEEPMRAHGLYEGEREERARELLEKVGLDPQHYNRYPHQFSGGQRQRVNLARALAVNPDFIVCDEPVSALDVSIQAQVLNTMQELQDEFGLTYLFIAHDLSVIRHISDRVAVMYLGQMVELAETEELYENPQHPYTQALLGSIPVPDPRVKGRRGLLEGDVPSPINPPSGCRFRTRCPKLIAPEQYDMTEPEWAGVRRFMRAVTRRTFEVENEGQLRNEFFEQGVPGSEAGDIVETAIDSLLGGEWEQAEELLRESFAEPSICAQEKPDYTVETEYGTGVHHAACHLHNERIDNTANAD
- the flaJ gene encoding archaellar assembly protein FlaJ is translated as MDGGSGGDVAREESESQFDFQQMLESLERGYYTMEMPYERYLFLMLLPALLFGQATFIAVLALEPELAVSAPLVLLSFFVPGVALVYPQLVHDRKRKDTREKFYLFITHITVLSTTNIDRVEIFRTLAREEEYGAIAEEMGRIVALVDTWNQSLDDACRMRAKFVASPLMEDFLERLAYSVGAGQHISEFLLNEQDSIIQSYTTRYGSQLDRLGLVKDVYMSVNLSVTFGLVFAIVIPFLIGINPTAALIAVIFGSIFVQVMFLYAMNSIAPKDPVWFQSEISLERNVRIRTSLVVGAGLSLALTAVCYAALQGMLPIDAGKIPLPLYVAIPFTPLFLPGVVMQREEKRVKNRDEGFPSFIRALGAVESVKQSSTSSVLASLRKKDFGALTANISNLYRRLNMRIDSQLSWTYFSAETGSFLIQKFSDMYVKGRQMGGEPRQLGTLISRNMTAVLNLRRKRSQEVGTVLGVLYGVVLSSTFAYYVALEVVRVLKDISTQMDVDSNIVGSLLNPSVYTMPEIEFLLLVAIVVNSFFASMIIRVIGRGHSMTSLPHFALLVWSSSIVAVITSEVVSSLVAF
- a CDS encoding FlaD/FlaE family flagellar protein codes for the protein MPRDRSAGSEQTKPYLGTVPRDAAENVTAMEWARYLGREFGPTGAINALAYYRDIDWISERARRMMIRHVRGLSLEELDRVSDDPVEIDAALDSLKESPFRRHAKSLEFIAKMAGTDVETDLVSLRHPDEHTVR